Proteins encoded in a region of the Populus alba chromosome 13, ASM523922v2, whole genome shotgun sequence genome:
- the LOC118036416 gene encoding T-complex protein 1 subunit theta — MGFSMQPYGMQSMLKEGHRHLSGLDEAVLKNIDACKQLSAITRTSLGPNGMNKMVINHLDKLFVTNDAATIVNELEVQHPAAKILVLAGKAQQEEIGDGANLTISFAGEMLQNADELIRMGLHPSEIISGYNKAINKAIEILSELVEPGSENMDVRNKEQVICRMKAAVASKQFGQEDILCNLIADACIQVCPKNPVNFNVDNVRVAKLVGGGLINSSIVRGMVLKGDTVGTIKRVEKAKVAVFAGGVDTSATETKGTVLIHSAEQLENYAKTEEAKVEELIKAVAETGAKVIVSGAAVGEMALHFCERYKLMVLKISSKFELRRFCRTTGAVAILKLSPPNPDDLGCVDSISVEEIGGARVTIVRNEEGGNSVCTVVLRGSTDSILDDLERAVDDGVNTYKAMCRDSRIVPGGAATEIELAKRLREFSFKETGLDQYAIAKFAESFEMIPKTLAENAGLNAMEIISSLYAEHASGNTKVGIDLEEGVFKDVSTTNIWDLYVTKFFALKYAADAACTVLRVDQIIMAKPAGGPRRDAAPGGGMDED; from the exons atggGGTTCTCAATGCAACCATATGGAATGCAATCAATGTTAAAAGAAGGACACAGGCATTTATCAGGTCTCGATGAAGCCGTTCTAAAAAACATCGATGCTTGTAAGCAGTTGTCTGCTATCACTCGCACTTCTCTCGGCCCCAACG GTATGAATAAGATGGTTATTAATCACTTGGACAAACTCTTTGTCACCAATGATGCTGCCACTATTGTAAATGAACTCGAGGTTCAGCATCCAGCTGCCAAGATTTTGGTCTTAGCTGGCAAGGCCCAACAAGAGGAAATTGGGGATGGAGCTAACTTGACCATCTCTTTTGCTGGAGAGATGCTTCAAAATGCGGACGAGCTTATTAGGATGGGCCTGCACCCCAGTGAGATCATCAGCGGTTACAATAAAGCAATCAACAAG GCAATTGAAATCTTAAGCGAACTGGTGGAGCCAGGTTCTGAAAACATGGATGTGAGGAATAAGGAGCAAGTTATTTGTCGGATGAAGGCTGCTGTTGCTAGCAAGCAATTCGGACAAGAAGATATTCTATGTAACCTCATTGCCGAT GCGTGCATCCAAGTATGTCCCAAGAACCCAGTAAACTTCAATGTGGACAATGTCCGGGTTGCAAAGCTTGTGGGAGGAGGTTTGATCAATTCTTCAATAGTCCGTGGTATGGTTTTGAAAGGTGATACTGTGGGAACCATAAAGAGAGTGGAGAAGGCAAAG GTTGCTGTGTTTGCTGGTGGTGTTGATACCTCTGCAACTGAAACCAAGGGAACTGTCCTAATTCACTCTGCTGAACAG CTAGAGAATTATGCTAAAACTGAAGAAGCTAAAGTTGAGGAGCTCATTAAGGCAGTGGCAGAAACTGGTGCCAAAGTAATTGTTAGCGGGGCAGCTGTTGGAGAGATGGCATTACATTTCTGTGAACGTTACAA ACTCATGGTTCTGAAGATTAGCTCAAAGTTTGAACTGAGAAGATTTTGCCGCACCACTGGCGCTGTTGCTATC CTGAAGCTTAGTCCACCCAACCCAGATGACTTGGGATGTGTAGATTCTATTTCGGTTGAGGAAATTGGTGGTGCTAGG GTCACTATTGTGAGAAATGAAGAAGGTGGCAACTCTGTATGCACTGTGGTGTTACGAGGAAGTACAGATAGCATACTAGATGACCTTGAAAGAGCTGTTGATGATGGAGTCAATACTTACAAG GCAATGTGTAGGGACAGTCGAATAGTACCTGGAGGGGCAGCTACCGAGATTGAGTTGGCCAAAAGACTTAGAGAATTCTCATTTAAAGAAACAGG ATTGGATCAGTATGCTATTGCAAAGTTTGCTGAAAGTTTTGAGATGATACCTAAAACACTGGCTGAGAATGCTGGACTAAATGCAATGGAGATCATATCTTCTCTCTATGCTGAACATGCTTCTGGAAATACCAAAGTGGGCATCGACTTGGAGGAAGGTGTTTTCAAGGATGTATCAACCACTAATATCTGGGACCTCTATGTCACAAA GTTTTTTGCTCTCAAATATGCTGCAGATGCTGCCTGTACTGTATTGCGTGTGGACCAG ATTATAATGGCAAAACCAGCTGGTGGTCCAAGGAGAGATGCTGCACCCGGAGGAGGGATGGATGAAGATTAG
- the LOC118036415 gene encoding protein SINE1, whose amino-acid sequence MGRNISPILRQELANLDKDADSRKSAMKALKSYVKSLDSKAIPQFLAQVSETKETGSLSGEYTISLYEVLARVHGVNIVPQIDSIMATIIKTLASSAGYFPLQQACSKVVPAIARYGIEPTTPEDKKRHIIHSLCKPLSEALLGSQECLTSGAALCLKALVDSDNWRFASDEMVNRVCQNVAVALEEKCTQTNSHMALVMALAKHNALIVEAYVRLLIQSGLRILKAGVLEGNSQKRLSAIQMINFLMKCLDPRSIFSELELIIEEMDKCQSDQMAFVSGAAFEALQTAKKIATEKGTKFEKSSGSVSGSNFGRRDHRGRRNLSGAYGDQSPASVSPESQTLDFFMEYESFTESPISTTNVSSNENDRGSVNRKLWSFENGGVDISLKDGLFSELSQGSPVHDAFSDQSGLYENGGSYMGEFAGFLPRSPRNKLSRSTTPSPQRSRSHINVDNVSIFTTPRKLVRALQDPNDLDSDFSEKQNGRFESPLPSKFDYSPSPRLKRNGFQHDEGLEVDENGKSYTGVEEFQGASESVASTDDIPVKADVQASPEVIRGNKPYSNKFCTEKDARKTSSILAVGFWIALLAIFASLMGIYLQDDDHHMVPT is encoded by the exons ATGGGAAGAAATATCAGTCCAATACTGCGGCAAGAATTGGCAAATCTTGACAAAGATGCTGATAGTCGTAAATCAGCAATGAAAGCACTGAAATCGTATGTGAAAAGCTTGGATTCCAAGGCAATCCCACAATTTCTTGCTCAAGTTTCTGAAACCAAAGAAACTGGGTCTTTATCTGGCGAATACACAATTTCACTCTATGAAGTTCTTGCTCGTGTCCATGGAGTTAATATTGTTCCTCAGATTGATAGTATCATGGCTACTATCATTAAGACTTTAGCTTCAAGTGCAGGGTATTTTCCTCTTCAACAAGCATGCTCCAAGGTGGTACCAGCAATTGCAAGGTATGGCATTGAACCGACGACACCAGAGGATAAGAAAAGGCATATAATCCACTCACTCTGTAAGCCTCTTTCAGAAGCTCTCTTAGGTTCTCAAGAATGCCTGACTTCAGGGGCTGCCCTTTGCCTGAAGGCTCTAGTGGACTCAGATAATTGGCGATTTGCTTCGGATGAGATGGTGAATCGGGTTTGTCAGAATGTGGCTGTCGCTTTGGAGGAGAAGTGCACGCAAACTAATTCGCACATGGCCTTGGTGATGGCTTTGGCTAAGCATAATGCTTTGATAGTTGAAGCATATGTAAGACTTTTGATACAATCAGGGTTGCGTATCTTGAAAGCTGGGGTCTTGGAGGGTAATTCTCAGAAACGATTATCAGCTATCCAAATGATCAATTTCTTGATGAAGTGTCTGGATCCTAGGAGCATATTCTCAGAGCTTGAGTTGATAATCGAGGAGATGGATAAGTGCCAGTCCGATCAGATGGCATTTGTGAGTGGAGCCGCATTTGAAGCTTTGCAAACTGCAAAGAAAATAGCTACAGAGAAAGGGACAAAATTTGAGAAGAGTTCTGGTTCAGTTAGTGGATCAAACTTTGGCAGGAGAGACCACAGAGGGAGGAGAAATTTGTCCGGTGCCTATGGTGATCAATCTCCAGCATCTGTATCACCAGAATCACAGACTCTTGATTTCTTTATGGAATATGAATCTTTCACTGAGTCACCTATTTCAACAACTAATGTTTCTTCTAATGAGAATGACCGTGGAAGTGTGAACCGAAAACTCTGGAGTTTTGAGAATGGAGGGGTGGATATATCTCTAAAAGATGGTTTATTTTCAGAGTTGTCTCAGGGAAGTCCCGTCCACGATGCATTCTCTGATCAGTCTGGGCTGTATGAAAACGGAGGAAGTTACATGGGTGAATTTGCAGGGTTCTTGCCTAGAAGTCCTAGAAACAAACTATCGAGAAGCACCACTCCCAGCCCTCAG cGGTCACGATCTCATATAAATGTTGACAACGTTAGCATCTTCACAACTCCCAGGAAGCTCGTACGTGCTCTCCAGGATCCTAATGATTTGGATTCAGACTTCTCAGAGAAACAAAATGGAAGGTTTGAAAGTCCATTGCCGAGCAAATTTGATTACAGCCCCTCTCCGAGATTAAAACGAAATGGCTTTCAGCATGATGAGGGTTTAGAGGTCGATGAGAATGGAAAGTCGTATACTGGCGTTGAGGAGTTCCAAGGTGCCTCTGAATCAGTGGCATCAACAGATGACATTCCAGTCAAAGCTGATGTGCAGGCATCTCCAGAGGTGATTCGTGGAAATAAACCttattctaataaattttgcacTGAAAAAGATGCGAGGAAGACTTCATCTATTTTAGCTGTTGGGTTCTGGATTGCTTTGCTAGCAATTTTTGCCTCGTTAATGGGCATTTATCTGCAAGATGATGACCATCATATGGTTCCAACTTAG
- the LOC118036414 gene encoding PHD finger protein ING2: MAIARTGVYVDDYLEYANTLPAELQRLLNTVRELDDRSQSMINQTRQQTNYCLGLASQSLRKGSGSIYNCYNTNNNEEDEAVEKMRKDIEANQDSALSLCTEKVLLARQAYDLIDSHVKRLDEDLNNFAEDLKQEGKLSPDEPAILPPLPIIVPKIEKRRNFYGTPQSQSKRIDFRDRDWDRERDRDFELMPPPGSHRKDFPVPVEVEQPIDPNEPTYCVCHQVSFGDMIACDNENCQGGEWFHYSCVGLTPETRFKGKWYCPTCRNLPQFQW; encoded by the exons ATGGCAATTGCACGAACTGGAGTCTACGTTGACGATTACCTTGAGT ATGCAAATACATTGCCAGCTGAGCTTCAACGGCTTCTTAATACTGTTAGAGAGCTTGATGACCGATCCCAAT CAatgataaaccaaacaaggcaACAGACAAACTATTGTCTGGGATTGGCATCTCAAAGCTTAAGAAAAGGAAGTGGTAGTATTTATAATTGCTACAACACTAATAACAATGAAGAGGATGAGGCAGTTGAGAAAATGAGGAAGGATATCGAGGCAAATCAGGATAGTGCATTGAGTTTGTGTACAGAGAAGGTTTTGTTGGCACGGCAAGCTTATGACCTT ATAGACAGCCATGTAAAACGACTTGATGAGGATCTGAACAACTTTGCAGAAGATTTGAAGCAAG AGGGAAAACTATCACCAGATGAACCAGCAATCCTTCCTCCACTGCCTATAATAGTCCCTAAAATTGAGAAACGCAGGAATTTTTACGGAACACCTCAATCTCAATCGAAAAGGATTGATTTTAGGGATCGGGATTGGGACAGAGAGCGTGATAGGGATTTTGAGCTCATGCCTCCTCCAGGAAGCCATAGAAAGGATTTCCCTGTTCCTGTTGAAGTTGAGCAACCCATTGATCCCAATGAACCTACCTACTGTGTCTGCCATCAG GTGTCCTTCGGAGATATGATTGCTTGTGATAATGAGAAT TGCCAAGGAGGTGAATGGTTCCATTATTCATGTGTTGGGTTGACACCGGAGACAAGATTCAAGGGAAAGTGGTACTGTCCAACCTGCAGGAATCTACCTCAATTTCAATGGTAG